From one Amaranthus tricolor cultivar Red isolate AtriRed21 chromosome 17, ASM2621246v1, whole genome shotgun sequence genomic stretch:
- the LOC130803732 gene encoding uncharacterized protein LOC130803732, whose amino-acid sequence MLKLTRGGDAFVVGGFRAWNKSERLEKHVGGIKSAHNIAYEKYVNLRDAKKTSIEFVFDNASEVQMNEYHIRLNASLTCLRFLLGQGLAFRGHDESEESYSRGNFLELLKWLGGKVEEIRKYTFQNANCTWLFDVLANLLNVVGASCKRRDLIRKNQAQVVAQALEVGEIESGSGLNQERGLSRPGDTRWGSHYKCLISIINLFPSIVKVLEEIGENGSPDDKLKAQVVLGSLESFDFIFMAHFMLTIFGYTNDLCVALQRKEQDIVNAISLVQSTTNVLQKMRDQGWDSLLDKVILFCTKHEIDVPSMDAHYVPQGRSRRFAKQATNLHHFGVAIFLEVIDLHLQEIDNRFNEKNMELLTCMASLSPRGNFSSFDKERILKLASLYPVEFSCYDLTALDLQLDVFLDSMQNDERFHDLQDINSLSMMLVKTRRHETFPLIHLLINLMLILPVATASVERVFSAMTFVKNKLRNSMGDQLVNDCLVTYIEKEVFLQVSDEKIIDRFRIMKTRRMNL is encoded by the coding sequence ATGTTGAAATTAACAAGGGGGGGTGATGCATTTGTTGTTGGAGGGTTTAGAGCGTGGAATAAATCTGAGAGGCTTGAGAAGCATGTTGGAGGAATTAAAAGTGCTCATAATATTGCTTATGAGAAATATGTGAATCTAAGAGATGCAAAGAAGACATCAATTGAATTTGTATTTGATAATGCGAGTGAGGTTCAAATGAATGAATATCATATTCGTTTGAATGCATCCTTAACTTGTTTGAGATTTCTTTTGGGCCAAGGTTTGGCATTCCGGGGACATGATGAAAGTGAGGAGTCATATAGCAGAGGTAACTTTCTTGAGCTTTTGAAGTGGTTGGGGGGGAAGGTTGaggaaataagaaaatatacttTCCAAAATGCTAATTGTACTTGGCTTTTTGATGTACTTGCAAACTTGTTAAATGTGGTTGGAGCTTCTTGTAAGAGAAGAGACCTTATTCGAAAAAACCAAGCTCAAGTAGTGGCTCAAGctttggaagtgggggaaattgAAAGTGGATCGGGTTTGAATCAAGAACGTGGTTTGAGTAGGCCGGGAGATACACGTTGGGGATCTCATTACAAGTGTCTAATAAGTATCATCAACTTGTTTCCTTCAATTGTTAAAGTGCTTGAGGAGATTGGAGAAAATGGCTCTCCGGATGATAAGCTCAAAGCTCAAGTTGTTTTAGGATCTTTGGagtcctttgattttatttttatggctcATTTCATGTTGACTATTTTTGGCTACACTAATGATTTATGTGTTGCTTTACAAAGAAAGGAACAAGATATTGTTAATGCCATTAGCCTTGTTCAAAGTACAACGaatgtgttgcaaaagatgaggGATCAAGGATGGGATAGTCTCTTAGacaaagttattttattttgtactaaacacGAGATTGATGTTCCATCTATGGATGCTCATTATGTACCTCAAGGAAGATCAAGACGTTTTGCTAAACAAGCAACAAATCTACATCATTTTGGGGTTGCAATCTTTTTGGAAGTAATTGATTTGCATCTTCAAGAGATTGATAACCGTTTTAATGAGAAGAACATGGAGTTACTTACATGCATGGCTTCCCTGAGTCCTAGAGGTAACTTTTCATCTTTTGATAAAGAGAGGATACTTAAACTTGCTTCTTTATATCCCGTAGAGTTTTCATGTTATGATTTAACAGCTCTTGATCTTCaacttgatgtcttcttggattcTATGCAAAATGATGAAAGATTTCATGATTTGCAAGATATCAATTCTCTTTCCATGATGCTTGTTAAAACAAGGAGACATGAGACTTTTCCTCTTATACATTTGCTAATCAACttgatgttgattcttcctGTTGCTACGGCAAGTGTAGAAAGAGTGTTTTCCGCAATGACGTTTGTCAAAAATAAGTTGAGAAATAGCATGGGTGATCAACTAGTGAATGATTGTTTGGTTACTTACATTGAGAAGGAAGTGTTTCTACAAGTTTCCGATGAAAAGATTATTGATCGCTTTAGAATTATGAAAACTCGAAggatgaatttgtaa
- the LOC130804072 gene encoding pto-interacting protein 1-like, with protein MSCFGCFGGGADHRPVDNGGRYMPRNMAGRDGSYQLVENAPSKPQVSFQPIAVPQISVDELREVTDNYGSNALIGEGSYGRVYYGMLKNGRAAAIKKLDASKQPDDEFLAQVSMVSRLKHENFVELLGYCVDNNSRILAYEFASNGSLHDILHGRKGVKGAQPGPVLSWAQRVKIAVGAARGLEFLHEKAIPHITHRDIKSSNILIFDDDVAKIGDFDLSNQAPDMAARLHSTRVLGTFGYHAPEYAMTGQLNAKSDVYSFGVVLLELLTGRKPVDHTLPRGQQSLVTWATPKLIEDKVNQCVDPRLNGEYPAKAVAKMAAVAALCVQYEADFRPNMSIVVKALQPLLNAARHAPSPVVASS; from the exons ATGAGCTGTTTTGGCTGTTTCGGAGGAGGTGCAGATCATAGACCTGTAGATAATGGAGGTCGTTACATGCCTCGAAATATGGCAG GGAGAGATGGAAGTTATCAGTTAGTCGAGAACGCACCAAGCAAGCCGCAAGTGAGTTTTCAGCCTATAGCTGTCCCTCAAATTTCCGTGGATGAACTAAGGGAAGTTACAGATAACTATGGGTCTAATGCTTTAATAGGAGAAGGATCATATGGTAGAGTATATTATGGGATGCTTAAAAATGGTCGTGCCGCAGCAATCAAAAAACTAGATGCAAGCAAACAACCAGATGATGAATTTTTGGCTCAG GTTTCTATGGTTTCGAGGCTAAAACATGAAAATTTTGTTGAACTACTTGGTTATTGTGTCGATAACAACTCACGTATTCTTGCCTATGAGTTTGCTTCAAATGGATCTTTGCATGATATCCTTCATG GGAGGAAGGGTGTAAAAGGAGCACAGCCTGGACCTGTTTTATCATGGGCACAGCGGGTGAAAATTGCAGTAGGTGCTGCAAGGGGACTTGAGTTCTTGCATGAGAAGGCAATTCCTCACATTACTCACCGCGATATTAAGTCGAGTAACATACTGAtctttgatgatgatgttgctAAGATTGGTGACTTTGATTTGTCAAATCAAGCACCAGACATGGCTGCACGACTTCACTCTACTAGAGTTCTCGGAACTTTTGGGTATCATGCACCTGA GTATGCAATGACTGGGCAGCTGAACGCCAAGAGTGATGTGTACAGCTTTGGGGTCGTCTTACTAGAGCTTCTCACTGGTCGTAAACCTGTGGATCATACCTTACCTCGTGGACAGCAAAGCCTTGTGACATGG gCTACACCTAAACTTATTGAAGACAAAGTGAATCAGTGTGTCGACCCGAGACTCAATGGAGAGTACCCTGCCAAGGCTGTCGCAAAG ATGGCTGCAGTTGCTGCACTGTGTGTACAGTACGAAGCTGATTTCCGGCCAAACATGAGCATCGTCGTAAAGGCACTGCAACCATTGCTGAACGCTGCTCGACACGCTCCCAGCCCTGTTGTTGCAAGCTCATGA
- the LOC130804022 gene encoding agamous-like MADS-box protein AGL19 isoform X2: MRRRMVRGKTQMKRIENDSSRQVTFSKRRNGLLKKAFELSVLCDAEVALIIFSPTGKLYEFASSSATRTIDRYQKHMKDLRGVKSKVVERNVLYREDANELEKRIKNLELSKRKLLGDGLDGCSIDELQELEKQLDKSLSNIRARKNALYREQLDKLYDQEKLLLKENARLKEKLEMCSAALLVSPASLIDQQKGVQDVETELFIGLPESRNSQFN; this comes from the exons ATGAG aagaagaatggtgAGAGGAAAGACTCAGATGAAGAGGATAGAAAATGATTCAAGCAGACAAGTAACTTTCTCAAAGAGAAGAAATGGATTGTTGAAGAAAGCTTTTGAACTTTCTGTTCTTTGTGATGCTGAAGTTGCACTCATCATTTTCTCTCCTACTGGCAAACTCTATGAATTTGCTAGCTCAAG TGCAACAAGGACAATAGATAGATACCAAAAGCATATGAAGGATTTGCGGGGTGTGAAGAGCAAAGTTGTAGAAAGAAATGTTCTG TACAGGGAAGATGCTAATGAACTCGAGAAGAGGATTAAAAACCTTGAACTTTCAAAAAG GAAATTATTGGGGGATGGTCTAGATGGGTGTTCTATTGATGAGCTTCAAGAGCTAGAAAAACAGCTCGATAAGAGTCTTTCCAACATAAGAGCTAGAAAG aatgcGTTGTATAGAGAGCAGTTGGATAAGTTGTATGACCAG GAGAAGCTCTTACTCAAAGAAAATGCTCGGCTAAAAGAGAAG CTTGAAATGTGTTCGGCAGCTCTACTAGTCAGTCCGGCATCACTAATTGATCAGCAGAAGGGCGTGCAAGACGTGGAAACAGAACTATTTATAGGACTACCGGAAAGCAGAAACAGTCAATTCAACTAA
- the LOC130804022 gene encoding agamous-like MADS-box protein AGL19 isoform X3, whose translation MRRMVRGKTQMKRIENDSSRQVTFSKRRNGLLKKAFELSVLCDAEVALIIFSPTGKLYEFASSSATRTIDRYQKHMKDLRGVKSKVVERNVLQYREDANELEKRIKNLELSKRKLLGDGLDGCSIDELQELEKQLDKSLSNIRARKNALYREQLDKLYDQEKLLLKENARLKEKLEMCSAALLVSPASLIDQQKGVQDVETELFIGLPESRNSQFN comes from the exons ATGAG aagaatggtgAGAGGAAAGACTCAGATGAAGAGGATAGAAAATGATTCAAGCAGACAAGTAACTTTCTCAAAGAGAAGAAATGGATTGTTGAAGAAAGCTTTTGAACTTTCTGTTCTTTGTGATGCTGAAGTTGCACTCATCATTTTCTCTCCTACTGGCAAACTCTATGAATTTGCTAGCTCAAG TGCAACAAGGACAATAGATAGATACCAAAAGCATATGAAGGATTTGCGGGGTGTGAAGAGCAAAGTTGTAGAAAGAAATGTTCTG CAGTACAGGGAAGATGCTAATGAACTCGAGAAGAGGATTAAAAACCTTGAACTTTCAAAAAG GAAATTATTGGGGGATGGTCTAGATGGGTGTTCTATTGATGAGCTTCAAGAGCTAGAAAAACAGCTCGATAAGAGTCTTTCCAACATAAGAGCTAGAAAG aatgcGTTGTATAGAGAGCAGTTGGATAAGTTGTATGACCAG GAGAAGCTCTTACTCAAAGAAAATGCTCGGCTAAAAGAGAAG CTTGAAATGTGTTCGGCAGCTCTACTAGTCAGTCCGGCATCACTAATTGATCAGCAGAAGGGCGTGCAAGACGTGGAAACAGAACTATTTATAGGACTACCGGAAAGCAGAAACAGTCAATTCAACTAA
- the LOC130804022 gene encoding agamous-like MADS-box protein AGL19 isoform X1 — translation MRRRMVRGKTQMKRIENDSSRQVTFSKRRNGLLKKAFELSVLCDAEVALIIFSPTGKLYEFASSSATRTIDRYQKHMKDLRGVKSKVVERNVLQYREDANELEKRIKNLELSKRKLLGDGLDGCSIDELQELEKQLDKSLSNIRARKNALYREQLDKLYDQEKLLLKENARLKEKLEMCSAALLVSPASLIDQQKGVQDVETELFIGLPESRNSQFN, via the exons ATGAG aagaagaatggtgAGAGGAAAGACTCAGATGAAGAGGATAGAAAATGATTCAAGCAGACAAGTAACTTTCTCAAAGAGAAGAAATGGATTGTTGAAGAAAGCTTTTGAACTTTCTGTTCTTTGTGATGCTGAAGTTGCACTCATCATTTTCTCTCCTACTGGCAAACTCTATGAATTTGCTAGCTCAAG TGCAACAAGGACAATAGATAGATACCAAAAGCATATGAAGGATTTGCGGGGTGTGAAGAGCAAAGTTGTAGAAAGAAATGTTCTG CAGTACAGGGAAGATGCTAATGAACTCGAGAAGAGGATTAAAAACCTTGAACTTTCAAAAAG GAAATTATTGGGGGATGGTCTAGATGGGTGTTCTATTGATGAGCTTCAAGAGCTAGAAAAACAGCTCGATAAGAGTCTTTCCAACATAAGAGCTAGAAAG aatgcGTTGTATAGAGAGCAGTTGGATAAGTTGTATGACCAG GAGAAGCTCTTACTCAAAGAAAATGCTCGGCTAAAAGAGAAG CTTGAAATGTGTTCGGCAGCTCTACTAGTCAGTCCGGCATCACTAATTGATCAGCAGAAGGGCGTGCAAGACGTGGAAACAGAACTATTTATAGGACTACCGGAAAGCAGAAACAGTCAATTCAACTAA